A DNA window from Calliphora vicina chromosome 1, idCalVici1.1, whole genome shotgun sequence contains the following coding sequences:
- the mRpL19 gene encoding large ribosomal subunit protein bL19m encodes MISPARLITPQLLKQTTLKRVVVTFSTKPQPKESFAGNTTKSSTTHSAPEPRKPIAPPTYRFIYPEFLPDPKVEWRNPVREKLERLDMIDRRNQIEIPEFYVGSILAVTSTDPHSAGKVSRFVGICILRERCGLRARFILRNVIDEQGVEVMYEMYDPSIQKIEVLRLEKRLDDHLLYLRDALPEYSTFDINMEPEIMEEDSPVPVNEVQVRLRPRPWLERWERQNLKGVANVDEYINEKNRRKALQHEKPWEKFDLMKQYRSTIPEDEQKEIFAEVYSQLHQMELQRKRNKRKRSFVKPTKLA; translated from the exons atgataTCGCCAGCCCGTTTAATAACACCACAACTGTTGAAACAAACAACCCTAAAAAGAGTTG TTGTCACGTTCTCAACAAAACCCCAACCAAAGGAAAGTTTTGCCGGTAATACCACAAAATCTTCAACAACGCATAGCGCACCCGAACCTAGAAAACCCATAGCACCGCCCACTTACCGTTTTATATACCCCGAATTCTTACCCGATCCCAAAGTAGAATGGCGTAATCCAGTTAGAGAGAAATTGGAAAGACTAGACATGATTGATAGACGTAACCAAATTGAAATACCCGAATTCTATGTTGGTTCCATATTGGCAGTGACCAGTACAGATCCTCATTCCGCCGGCAAAGTCAGTCGTTTTGTGG GAATATGTATATTGCGTGAGCGTTGTGGCCTAAGAGCACGTTTCATTTTACGCAATGTTATTGACGAACAAGGCGTAGAGGTCATGTACGAAATGTATGATCCCTCTATACAAAAAATTGAAGTTTTGCGTTTGGAAAAACGTCTCGATGATCATTTGTTATATTTACGCGATGCTTTGCCCGAATACAGTACATTCGATATTAATATGGAGCCGGAAATTATGGAGGAAGACTCTCCAGTACCGGTTAATGAAGTGCAAGTTCGCTTGCGTCCACGTCCTTGGTTGGAAAGATGGGAAAGACAAAATCTGAAGGGAGTGGCAAATGTCGATGAATATATTAATGAGAAGAACAGGCGCAAGGCATTGCAACATGAAAAACCATGGGAGAAATTCGATTTAATGAAACAGTATAGATCTACCATACCTGAAGATGAGCAAAAGGAAATATTTGCTGAAGTCTATTCCCAGTTACATCAAATGGAATTGCAGCGCAAGAGAAACAAACGTAAGAGGTCGTTTGTGAAGCCAACAAAATTGGCATAA
- the LOC135949044 gene encoding uncharacterized protein LOC135949044 — MSLVEGAKISKGNVSTQAEATGLSATGATVTATNQTNTPGLVVGDATGVNKTNSFLTRQERVTMDDSDDNLSGLKGLNLYETDEEDLLMVSSEPLKANEDVHPEAHDPAKGDTEQKNRKQDSEQDERKRLAGYKRSLRYVRTLDSRDPASLTTREKRLRRKHTYHIQKYEAMLNTTVVEVRPAKTKTEPNQSRQVITSKHVPHASTGPNTIIVSEDLDVRPSTSKRATSGPKRGDDQCGTTKSASTTPKVLSAISSTRGTAMASKGTASRPSIKRQRSGETQVSEGKRLKPSTSLTSAPELQVAIIDRSQPDGKMTTDRWLLLEEKILRALVDELACSEDDSFTAFDGAKWLKGVKIIGCGNEKALGFLSNCIRGVGELWPNARIEIVPLDQVPFRTTVRVWVPPPLLEDEATLTLIKRQNKELGTEDWTIERGRSRDKGEGKDLWIKIGSESLRLLRSSQGVIKYGLNQLRLILPAVKRNDEPKRPESGTD, encoded by the coding sequence ATGTCCTTGGTCGAGGGTGCTAAAATCTCCAAGGGTAACGTGAGTACTCAGGCGGAAGCCACAGGTCTGAGTGCCACTGGAGCTACTGTGACTGCGACGAATCAGACGAATACCCCGGGTCTGGTAGTCGGTGATGCTACTGGGGTAAACAAAACGAATAGTTTTTTGACTAGACAGGAAAGAGTGACTATGGACGACAGCGACGACAACCTCTCAGGTCTGAAAGGGTTAAACCTTTATGAGACTGATGAGGAGGACTTACTCATGGTGTCCTCCGAGCCGCTAAAAGCGAATGAAGACGTACATCCGGAGGCCCATGACCCTGCAAAGGGAGACACAGAACAGAAAAACAGGAAACAGGACTCAGAACAGGACGAACGGAAAAGGTTGGCGGGCTACAAACGCTCTCTCCGGTATGTCAGGACGTTGGACTCGCGAGATCCCGCGTCTTTGACCACCAGGGAAAAGCGTTTGCGGCGTAAACATACCTACCACATACAGAAGTATGAGGCCATGCTAAATACTACTGTTGTGGAGGTAAGGCCAGCCAAGACTAAGACCGAACCAAACCAGAGCAGGCAGGTGATCACATCTAAACATGTGCCCCATGCCAGCACTGGACCGAACACGATCATCGTCTCGGAGGATCTTGACGTACGCCCATCTACATCAAAGAGGGCCACGTCGGGGCCAAAGAGAGGTGATGACCAATGCGGCACGACGAAGTCTGCTAGCACAACACCCAAGGTGCTGTCCGCAATCTCCTCTACTCGAGGAACCGCGATGGCTTCCAAAGGTACAGCAAGCAGGCCTAGTATTAAGCGGCAAAGGTCAGGTGAAACGCAGGTGTCTGAGGGTAAGCGGCTGAAACCATCAACTAGCTTAACATCAGCACCTGAGCTACAAGTAGCCATCATAGATCGTAGTCAACCTGATGGGAAAATGACTACGGACAGATGGCTGCTTCTGGAGGAGAAGATCTTGCGGGCACTAGTGGACGAACTCGCATGCAGTGAGGATGATTCCTTCACTGCATTCGATGGCGCCAAATGGTTAAAGGGTGTCAAGATCATCGGGTGCGGTAACGAGAAGGCCCTAGGCTTTCTCAGTAACTGTATCCGAGGAGTTGGCGAACTCTGGCCCAATGCAAGAATCGAAATCGTCCCACTGGATCAAGTACCTTTTCGTACGACGGTGAGAGTGTGGGTCCCTCCTCCCCTTTTGGAGGACGAAGCCACGCTAACACTTATAAAGCGTCAGAATAAGGAACTTGGTACAGAGGACTGGACGATTGAACGAGGGCGCTCTAGGGACAAAGGAGAAGGCAAGGATCTCTGGATCAAAATTGGTTCAGAATCCCTCCGACTCCTGCGTTCTTCGCAAGGCGTCATCAAATACGGGCTAAACCAACTCCGGTTGATCTTGCCCGCGGTGAAGCGCAATGATGAACCCAAGCGGCCTGAGAGTGGTACAGATTAA